One Primulina huaijiensis isolate GDHJ02 unplaced genomic scaffold, ASM1229523v2 scaffold35855, whole genome shotgun sequence DNA window includes the following coding sequences:
- the LOC140968381 gene encoding uncharacterized protein has protein sequence MKGWKEDYLDILLVPLGILLMLVYHLSLLYRYLKCPDTIDIGYENHTKRAWVERMYLAEAKDRGPAISVISSNITAATALSSICLVLSSLIGTWIGGSASKNTSIFTNKLVYGSTSPSTVFIKFVSLLSCFMVAFACFVQTAKYFVHANFLISMPNNDIPVTCVVKDVIKGSNYWLAGIRSLFFATNLLLWIFGPIPMFCCSVIMVVMLVIIDRNTTPLHQYAPVTDSHDLSNKIDNGEKAVANA, from the exons ATGAAGGGTTGGAAGGAGGATTACCTGGATATTTTGTTAGTTCCGCTTGGGATTCTCCTCATGCTTGTTTATCATCTCTCCCTTCTCTACAGATACCTGAAATGTCCTGACACCATAGACATTGGATACGAGAATCATACTAAGAGAGCTTGGGTTGAAAGAATGTACCTG GCGGAAGCGAAGGACAGAGGGCCTGCAATATCAGTGATCAGCAGTAACATAACAGCAGCTACAGCACTTTCGTCAATTTGTCTAGTACTCAGTTCCCTAATCGGAACATGGATCGGGGGCTCTGCCTCGAAGAACACAAGTATCTTCACAAACAAATTGGTATACGGAAGCACGAGTCCGTCCACGGTGTTCATCAAGTTCGTATCTCTACTTTCTTGTTTCATGGTGGCCTTCGCCTGTTTTGTTCAAACAGCAAAGTACTTTGTTCATGCGAATTTCCTCATCAGCATGCCGAATAACGACATTCCGGTGACTTGCGTGGTAAAAGATGTGATAAAGGGGAGCAACTATTGGTTGGCTGGGATAAGATCACTGTTTTTTGCCACCAATTTGCTGCTATGGATCTTCGGTCCCATACCGATGTTTTGCTGCTCGGTGATTATGGTGGTGAtgttggttattattgatcGGAATACGACACCTTTGCATCAGTATGCTCCTGTTACAGACAGCCATGATTTGTCCAACAAGATTGATAATGGAGAAAAGGCCGTCGCCAATGCATAG